A section of the Negativicutes bacterium genome encodes:
- the dtd gene encoding D-tyrosyl-tRNA(Tyr) deacylase, producing MKAVVTRVKEARVEIDGVVKGSIQEGFLVLLGIAPNDETGDVVKLVDKICGCRVFADENKKMNLNLSAIGGKLLVISQFTLFADLKSRRPGFTGAAKPDIAIPLYEKFITECKKRGFLIESGEFGADMQVYSINDGPVTLLFNSKEL from the coding sequence ATGAAAGCTGTAGTGACGAGGGTTAAGGAAGCGCGAGTAGAGATTGATGGAGTTGTTAAAGGTTCAATTCAAGAAGGGTTTTTGGTATTATTAGGAATTGCTCCGAATGATGAGACTGGTGATGTTGTAAAGTTAGTCGATAAAATCTGCGGATGCAGAGTTTTTGCTGACGAAAATAAAAAAATGAATTTAAATTTATCGGCAATAGGAGGAAAATTACTGGTGATTTCACAATTCACCTTATTTGCAGATTTAAAAAGTCGTCGCCCTGGTTTTACAGGAGCGGCAAAACCTGATATTGCGATACCATTATATGAAAAATTTATAACGGAGTGTAAAAAGAGAGGTTTTTTAATCGAAAGTGGTGAATTTGGAGCTGATATGCAAGTTTATTCCATTAACGATGGACCGGTTACGTTATTGTTTAATAGTAAAGAACTTTAA